A stretch of uncultured Methanobrevibacter sp. DNA encodes these proteins:
- a CDS encoding TetR/AcrR family transcriptional regulator — translation MNTKEKIFNISIDLFSKKGYDSVSLREIADGVGIKKSSIYSHYSSKEAILMDILEYFEEQFEYNQLFDITDNMLSNDNEILLKDPEKFYHMGSEAIKEMLSEERNLKIWKLIFIQMYYNENIRTFFQNEILVKPLIFWNGFFSILKENGIIKKDSNPKMLAKEYYSFPIYLLIEIFAKYDDIPQSCLDNFFYETEEHAKFLLESVKVK, via the coding sequence ATGAATACAAAAGAAAAAATATTTAATATATCAATAGATTTATTTTCAAAAAAAGGATATGATTCTGTTTCACTTAGAGAAATTGCTGATGGTGTTGGAATTAAAAAAAGTTCAATATATAGCCATTATTCATCAAAGGAAGCAATATTGATGGATATCTTAGAATATTTTGAAGAGCAATTCGAATACAATCAACTATTCGACATTACTGACAATATGCTGTCAAACGACAATGAGATTTTACTTAAAGACCCTGAAAAATTCTACCATATGGGGTCTGAAGCCATAAAGGAAATGTTATCTGAAGAAAGGAACCTGAAAATCTGGAAATTGATTTTCATACAGATGTATTATAACGAAAATATTAGAACCTTTTTCCAAAATGAGATACTTGTAAAACCGTTGATATTCTGGAATGGATTTTTTAGCATCTTAAAGGAAAATGGAATAATAAAAAAGGACTCGAATCCCAAGATGCTTGCAAAGGAATATTACAGTTTTCCAATATATCTACTTATTGAAATATTTGCAAAATATGACGACATTCCTCAAAGTTGCCTGGACAATTTCTTTTATGAAACAGAAGAACATGCTAAATTCCTACTTGAAAGCGTTAAGGTGAAATAG
- a CDS encoding radical SAM/SPASM domain-containing protein, translating to MDFKIQDYLEEGVEYILKDSMRACIRNPKEIIYLLKFSKHARKATKIRQKHSKNGQNIPVFLIASITSSCNLHCTGCYSRANDACADTEPVNQLTDDEWEDIFIQAKEMGISFIVLAGGEPMLREDVILKASKYPEILFPIFTNGTMLNKNYLKLFDANRNLVPVLSIEGNEEVTDLRRGEGIYRQLIESMETMKKKSIIFGASLTFTKGNLKNLLSREYIDQLHDLGCKVIFFIEYVPVNENTIDLAPSDSERELLLSELEHLREDYKDMLFMSFPGDEKTSGGCLAAGRGFFHINSHGGAEPCPASPYSDMNVKDATLLEALNSKLFKSLRDEGILMDDHEGGCVLFEHKSDVERLLK from the coding sequence ATGGATTTCAAAATACAGGATTATCTAGAAGAGGGTGTGGAATACATCCTGAAGGATTCTATGAGAGCATGCATTAGAAATCCAAAAGAAATCATATATCTGCTTAAATTTTCAAAACATGCTAGAAAAGCCACAAAAATAAGACAAAAACATAGCAAAAACGGTCAAAACATTCCCGTTTTTTTGATAGCAAGTATTACCAGCAGCTGCAATCTCCACTGCACAGGATGTTATTCAAGGGCAAATGATGCATGCGCAGATACAGAACCTGTAAACCAGCTAACTGATGATGAATGGGAAGACATATTCATACAGGCAAAAGAGATGGGAATAAGTTTCATTGTCTTAGCCGGAGGAGAACCGATGCTTAGGGAAGATGTTATTCTTAAGGCAAGCAAATATCCTGAAATTTTGTTTCCCATATTTACAAACGGAACCATGCTCAACAAGAATTATCTGAAATTATTTGATGCCAATAGAAATTTAGTGCCGGTCCTCTCGATAGAAGGAAATGAAGAAGTAACCGATTTAAGAAGAGGCGAAGGAATATACAGACAGCTGATTGAATCTATGGAAACAATGAAGAAAAAAAGTATAATTTTTGGTGCATCTTTGACATTTACAAAAGGAAATTTAAAAAACCTGCTTTCAAGGGAATATATAGACCAGCTACATGATTTGGGCTGCAAGGTAATATTTTTCATTGAATATGTACCTGTCAATGAAAATACCATAGATTTGGCTCCAAGTGATAGTGAAAGGGAACTGCTTTTAAGTGAACTTGAACATTTGCGAGAGGATTACAAGGATATGCTGTTCATGTCATTTCCGGGAGATGAAAAGACTTCAGGAGGATGTCTAGCAGCAGGCAGGGGATTTTTCCATATCAATTCCCATGGCGGTGCCGAACCTTGTCCGGCTTCACCATACTCAGACATGAACGTTAAGGATGCCACATTACTTGAAGCACTCAACTCAAAACTATTCAAATCACTGAGAGATGAAGGCATTTTAATGGATGATCATGAAGGTGGCTGTGTTTTGTTTGAGCACAAAAGTGATGTCGAACGACTGTTAAAATGA